One part of the Ictidomys tridecemlineatus isolate mIctTri1 chromosome 13, mIctTri1.hap1, whole genome shotgun sequence genome encodes these proteins:
- the Cndp2 gene encoding cytosolic non-specific dipeptidase isoform X2 — MSALTTLFQYIDENQDRYIKKLANWVAIQSVSAWPEKRGEIRRMMEAAAADIQQLGGSVELVDIGKQKLPDGSEIPLPPILLGKLGSDPQKKTVCVYGHLDVQPASLEDGWDSEPFTLTERDGKLYGRGSTDDKGPVAGWMNALEAYQKTGQDIPVNVRFCLEGMEESGSEGLDELIFAQKDKFFKDVDYICISDNYWLGKKKPCLTYGLRGICYFFIEVECSDKDLHSGVYGGSVYEAMTDLIALMGSLMDNKGKILIPGVNEAVAPVTREEHELYEHIDFDLDEFAKDVGAETLLHGFKKDILMHRWRYPSLSLHGIEGAFSGSGAKTVIPRKVVGKFSIRLVPNMTPEVVSEQVTSYLTKKFAELHSPNKFKVYMGHGGKPWVSDFKHPHYMAGRRALKTVFGVEPDLTREGGSIPVTLTFQEATGKNVMLLPVGSADDGAHSQNEKLNRHNYIEGTKVLAAYLYEVSQLKD, encoded by the exons ATGTCGGCTCTAACTACCCTGTTCCAGTATATTGATGAAAACCAGGACCGCTACATTAAG AAACTTGCAAACTGGGTGGCTATCCAGAGTGTTTCTGCCTGGCCCGAGAAGAGAGGGGAGATCAGAAGGATGATGGAGGCTGCTGCCGCGGATATCCAGCAGCTGGGAGGTTCTGTGGAGCTGGTGGATATTGGGAAACAAAAG CTCCCCGATGGCTCGGAGATACCACTTCCTCCCATTCTGCTCGGCAAACTGGGCTCTGACCCCCAGAAGAAAACAGTATGTGTTTATGGGCATTTGGACGTGCAGCCCGCATCCTTGGAGGACGGCTGGGACAGCGAGCCCTTCACCTTGACAGAGCGGGACG GCAAATTGTATGGGAGAGGTTCCACTGATGATAAGGGGCCTGTGGCTGGCTGGATGAATGCCCTAGAAGCTTATCAGAAGACCGGTCAG GACATCCCTGTCAACGTGCGGTTCTGTCTCGAAGGAATGGAGGAGTCTGGCTCTGAAGGCCTGGATGAGCTGATTTTTGCCCAGAAAGACAAGTTCTTTAAAGATGTGGACTACATCTGCATTTCTGACAACTACTGGCTGGGGAAGAAGAAGCCCTGCCTCACATATGGCCTCAGGGGCATTTGCTACTTTTTCATTGAG GTGGAATGCAGTGACAAAGACCTCCATTCTGGGGTGTACGGTGGCTCTGTGTACGAGGCCATGACGGATCTCATTGCACTGATGG GCTCTCTGATGGACAACAAGGGGAAGATCCTCATCCCTGGTGTCAATGAGGCCGTGGCCCCCGTGACGAGGGAGGAGCATGAGCTCTACGAGCACATCGACTTCGACCTGGACGAGTTTGCCAAGGATGTGGGGGCGGAGACGCTCCTGCACGGCTTCAAG AAAGACATCCTCATGCACCGTTGGCGTTACCCGTCCCTCTCCCTCCATGGCATTGAAGGTGCCTTCTCCGGGTCGGGGGCCAAGACCGTGATTCCTAGGAAGGTGGTCGGCAAGTTCTCCATCAGGCTTGTGCCAAACATGACTCCTGAAGTGGTCAGCGAGCAG GTTACAAGCTACTTGACTAAGAAGTTTGCCGAGCTACACAGCCCCAACAAGTTCAAGGTGTACATGGGCCACGGTGGGAAGCCCTGGGTATCTGACTTCAAGCACCCTCATTACATGGCGGGGAGAAGAGCCCTGAAAACAG TTTTTGGTGTTGAACCAGATTTGACCAGGGAAGGTGGCAGTATTCCTGTGACCTTGACATTTCAGGAGGCCACAGGCAAGAATGTTATGCTGTTGCCAGTGGGCTCAGCCGATGACGGTGCCCACTCCCAGAATGAGAAGCTCAACAG ACATAACTACATAGAAGGGACCAAGGTGCTGGCCGCATACCTGTACGAGGTGTCTCAGCTAAAGGACTG
- the Cndp2 gene encoding cytosolic non-specific dipeptidase isoform X1, with amino-acid sequence MLLLGFCGYSGANTGLGGKHQVQSLGTQKTQGGWWIVLPSKKLQGLQSSRKMSALTTLFQYIDENQDRYIKKLANWVAIQSVSAWPEKRGEIRRMMEAAAADIQQLGGSVELVDIGKQKLPDGSEIPLPPILLGKLGSDPQKKTVCVYGHLDVQPASLEDGWDSEPFTLTERDGKLYGRGSTDDKGPVAGWMNALEAYQKTGQDIPVNVRFCLEGMEESGSEGLDELIFAQKDKFFKDVDYICISDNYWLGKKKPCLTYGLRGICYFFIEVECSDKDLHSGVYGGSVYEAMTDLIALMGSLMDNKGKILIPGVNEAVAPVTREEHELYEHIDFDLDEFAKDVGAETLLHGFKKDILMHRWRYPSLSLHGIEGAFSGSGAKTVIPRKVVGKFSIRLVPNMTPEVVSEQVTSYLTKKFAELHSPNKFKVYMGHGGKPWVSDFKHPHYMAGRRALKTVFGVEPDLTREGGSIPVTLTFQEATGKNVMLLPVGSADDGAHSQNEKLNRHNYIEGTKVLAAYLYEVSQLKD; translated from the exons ATGCTACTCCTTGGATTCTGCGGGTACAGCGGTGCAAACACAGGTCTCGGTGGAAAACATCAGGTCCAAAGCCTGGGAACTCAGAAAACGCAAG GTGGCTGGTGGATTGTTCTCCCTTCCAAGAAGCTTCAAGGTCTGCAGTCTAGTAGAAAGATGTCGGCTCTAACTACCCTGTTCCAGTATATTGATGAAAACCAGGACCGCTACATTAAG AAACTTGCAAACTGGGTGGCTATCCAGAGTGTTTCTGCCTGGCCCGAGAAGAGAGGGGAGATCAGAAGGATGATGGAGGCTGCTGCCGCGGATATCCAGCAGCTGGGAGGTTCTGTGGAGCTGGTGGATATTGGGAAACAAAAG CTCCCCGATGGCTCGGAGATACCACTTCCTCCCATTCTGCTCGGCAAACTGGGCTCTGACCCCCAGAAGAAAACAGTATGTGTTTATGGGCATTTGGACGTGCAGCCCGCATCCTTGGAGGACGGCTGGGACAGCGAGCCCTTCACCTTGACAGAGCGGGACG GCAAATTGTATGGGAGAGGTTCCACTGATGATAAGGGGCCTGTGGCTGGCTGGATGAATGCCCTAGAAGCTTATCAGAAGACCGGTCAG GACATCCCTGTCAACGTGCGGTTCTGTCTCGAAGGAATGGAGGAGTCTGGCTCTGAAGGCCTGGATGAGCTGATTTTTGCCCAGAAAGACAAGTTCTTTAAAGATGTGGACTACATCTGCATTTCTGACAACTACTGGCTGGGGAAGAAGAAGCCCTGCCTCACATATGGCCTCAGGGGCATTTGCTACTTTTTCATTGAG GTGGAATGCAGTGACAAAGACCTCCATTCTGGGGTGTACGGTGGCTCTGTGTACGAGGCCATGACGGATCTCATTGCACTGATGG GCTCTCTGATGGACAACAAGGGGAAGATCCTCATCCCTGGTGTCAATGAGGCCGTGGCCCCCGTGACGAGGGAGGAGCATGAGCTCTACGAGCACATCGACTTCGACCTGGACGAGTTTGCCAAGGATGTGGGGGCGGAGACGCTCCTGCACGGCTTCAAG AAAGACATCCTCATGCACCGTTGGCGTTACCCGTCCCTCTCCCTCCATGGCATTGAAGGTGCCTTCTCCGGGTCGGGGGCCAAGACCGTGATTCCTAGGAAGGTGGTCGGCAAGTTCTCCATCAGGCTTGTGCCAAACATGACTCCTGAAGTGGTCAGCGAGCAG GTTACAAGCTACTTGACTAAGAAGTTTGCCGAGCTACACAGCCCCAACAAGTTCAAGGTGTACATGGGCCACGGTGGGAAGCCCTGGGTATCTGACTTCAAGCACCCTCATTACATGGCGGGGAGAAGAGCCCTGAAAACAG TTTTTGGTGTTGAACCAGATTTGACCAGGGAAGGTGGCAGTATTCCTGTGACCTTGACATTTCAGGAGGCCACAGGCAAGAATGTTATGCTGTTGCCAGTGGGCTCAGCCGATGACGGTGCCCACTCCCAGAATGAGAAGCTCAACAG ACATAACTACATAGAAGGGACCAAGGTGCTGGCCGCATACCTGTACGAGGTGTCTCAGCTAAAGGACTG